The genomic DNA CAGAAGAAATGTGTACTCGAATCAATTATTTTACTATCACAGTGTACCACCAACCTCTCGCCAACCTGAACTTCGTAAAGAAAGCCAAATACATGAAAAGAGCCATTAACAGAGCTGTCAGAGCAGTTCAAAAAGTTGTCCTGAATCAAGGCGAGCTTAGTGGAACCTTTTGAATCAGAGCGCAAAAAACAGATGTAGTCACTTTTGAAATCCACTACAGGGCTAAAGTGCCTATGGAACCAAAAATTGAACATGGAATTGTACGTACAGTCACAGAATAATGGGTTCCCATGTAAATATATTCCACAGAGCTGCCTGGCTGGCACCAAACTTAACTGTTGAACAGGTATTGTTTGCAGGTGATTGTATGAAACATCCAGTAATACGAGTTCAGTCAGCTTAGTTCTACCAGTATATAAGTCCACTGGAAAATATGTTAGCAAGTTACGACTTAAATATAGTTTTTCCAACCTGTGAAGCCCTCCAAAAGCATCAGAATCAATGTGTGTTATTTGATTGTTGTAAAGCAAGAGAATTTCCAGTGCTTTTAGCTCCTGGAATATTGGGTTGCTCAATGTCCTCAGGTTATTTGATGACAAATCTAGGTACTTCACGTTTGGAGTGGCAGAAAAACTTCCAGTGGAGATACTGCTAACACTGTTATGACTGAGAATCAATGTATTCAGCTTATCAAAGAGGACGGGAACCCAGTCTGGATCCAGAAAACTGATCTTGTTGTAACTTAGATCCAGCCTTTTTATGAACTTAAAAAGCGTCCGTGGCACCATGGAAAGATTCTTGTTGGTGCAGCTCACAATATCACTGGCACAGATGCAAGCTGCAGGACATACTCCGGAGGCACAGCTGCTTATGTTTATGGCAAGGAgtaccaggcatgcaaatcctCTGCAGTTTACTTTCAGGATCTCAAGTAGAGTACAGAATGACTGGCAGCTTGAAAACATTCTGGCTGTCTTCTAGCCTTGTTCCAGCACTCCTTGCCACTGAATATACATGAAGTTAATCTGGCACTAATCAATGTACAGAGAAAAGAGATATGCAAAAATAGAAATATTAACATTTCACAgttatagcatttttttttttgccttcctatataacaaatttatttaaaaaaatgacaaagtGTAGCAAATTCAATCCTTTCCATTATGCTAGTGTTTACAGCATGTTTCTATTACTTGTCGAAACTTATTTTAAAGTAATACATTATTATATCAGTGGCAGATTCAGTTGATTTAGAttcacccattaaaaaaaaatctacataGAGTGAAAGAGCTTAGCGTTATTTCTGAATCTACTGATTTTCATCTCATCAGCTTCCCGTGCTGTACATATGGGAACAACTTAAAATAGACCTTGCACTCAATCAAATACGCAGTGCTTTGAACTATGGAGCGTTTTAGCAATTCCAGCTACAAAATCCCTGCAAAAACTAAGAACAGCGGTTACCTGAAAtgttaagagagagagagaaaaaaaaagtcgcaggtcccagcttcttcctaactgattccaGCAAACAGGAAAGATACGTGCCAGAGGCTGCCACCTCCTCTCTTTACCTTCATGGCCGGGATTGCCTTGCTCCGGTTGCAAAGAACTTTCTGCACGTAACTGCAGCTTCCCTTTGCTTTCCGGGAGCGCCGCGCGAGACGGCAAGAAACCCAGCTCCGACCGCCTACCAGGCTTCTACGCCCGCTGATAGGTGATGGACGAATCAAATAGGGGGCGCTTAGGACGTTGATTGGCTGTGAGCGGCACATATCGGCAACTGCGGGCGAGCTCCCGGGTTAGGCAGTGAGCAACGTCTTATCGCTGTAGTTGAGGTGTTACGGACGCCAGGCTCTCGCAGTATTTCTCTGGATTTGTTGCCAGGGGATTTTGACCCGAATCGCCTGGATGCTGATTAAGAGCTAAGAAAGGCTGGAAAGGGTAAAGAGAGAGGTTAAAACAGAAAACCCAGGCCTGCTTGAGTTCATACGTGGGTCAAGTTAGAAACTGGCGCGCGCTTCAGTATAGTGGTGAGGACTCAGCAAGCACGAGAGATGCTTATTTCCTTTCGCTGTTGCTTCAGGCTGGATGTCCAGAAGGCATTGAACTCTTTTCCAGCCAGTGGGTAAAGGGAGGCGTGGTGAAATGCTGGGAAACGAagggttaatgtagctggtttaaaaaaagggtttggacaagttcctagaggataagttcatagtctgctgttgagacagacatgggggaagccactgtttgccctggatcgattgcatggaatgctgctactatttgggtgtttgccaggtactagtgacctagattgacctccgtgaagatgggatactgggctagagggaccattggtctgttccagtaaggctgttcttatgttccacatGGAATGAGGCCAAACGGCAGCCTTCACACCTCGCCTACTTCTCAAAGCTTTTGTCCTGCCTAGGCATCAACTAAAATCTAATGGTGCATAGAGGCGTCTGGTGGGCTTGAGCCTCACATCTTCCTAGTTGAAATagacctcccacccaccccctccattTACAGTCGAGATATCACAGGAACTTGCATCCTTGCTCTTTGTTTTGTGCTTAATAAATAAGGGATGTGTATTACAAAAAGATTGAGGAAACTTTTCATAGAGGCAAATTAAATAATATTAGTTTTATAGCTTCTACGAATGTGTGTTCAACTTATTCCATCTTTGGTTGAGCAGATCGATAcattaggagggggtgctgaaagttctcagcccaactaagaagagaatgatatggatatggttcaataagTAGCAACCAAActccacagagagagaaagaaaaaagaccagAGATGAAGAGGACcggaaggggtatcagacagcccgACACTCAGCCATAGAGTGCTGGGAGCGAATCCTCATTTAACCCCACGGAACCTCCACCCCCTCGTATTGTGTActgtatttttttcaattattaatGCTTTATACTTGGCTAAATAGCTCATAGGTTTACTGTTTGTATGGCCGTTAAAGTTGCTTGTATTGCATGTCAATTCAATATAACTTAGCTTTCATTTTCAGCAAAATCCTTCCcccgaacgccaacgcgtttcgataacctttgtcaaggcgacatggggagctGAAAAATAAAAGGACAGACCATTACACTACAAAAAGGGAGACCTCTACAAATCGTATTTAGAACCCCCCCAACTCAATCCATAAAACACTCACAATTAGGTTACTTACATTTAAGTTAAAGCAATAGCTGTATACCACCAACCGGCTGCAAACGCACGCCGAGGCAGACTCGCTCTGGGATTTAAATACCACCCACCTGGACCGCTTATCCGGGTAACACCCTCTTGCCTAAACCTTCTTAAAGGGGCCCCTACATAATAACCTGAAAACAGATTAAAGGTCAGCCTGAGCTAACCAATCGGACGCTTCATTTAACCCCTTAGGGGACATAGAATCTAATACAAACATCCAACGGAGCTCACACCGATTGAGCCTCCGGGcagtgttccctccctcccaccccactgcaACTTGGTCCAACACCCTCCATTTGAGGTCATTCAACGTATGACCATGCCTGACCCAATGGCGAACCAACGGAGATGATTCTGCATGGGTATGTACTCTTGACTTGTGTTCTGTTAATCGAACCCTTATGGGGCGAGTGGTTCTACCCACATACAGCAAGGGGCACGGACATTGTATCACATAAATTACATTGTCAGACAAACATGTAGTGTTGTGTTTTGTCTGATACCTAACTCCTGTACTAGGATGGGTCCAATGCTCCCCCGAGATAGTGAATTCACACCACTGACATGACCCACAAGGGAGATGATTACCCCTAACCCTGGGGGGCCTATCCTGTAGTTTATAATGGTTAAGCAACTCCCCCAAATTCCTTCTTCTACGATAGGAGCACAATGGAGCATCCTCAAGGGTAGGGATGACCAATTTAGGAATATGCCAATGTTTTTTAACAATGTCTGCGACCTGGTGGGCAAGGGTGGAAAACTCCTGCACGAAAGCTACCATATCTTGAGACTGCCCATCTCTGGCCACCTcctgcagtaaccattctctatGGGCATGCTTAGCTCGTTTGTACGCCTGTTTAACCGTGGCATACGGATAGCCACGCTGATAAAATCTGGTTTTCATATCTTTAGCATGACTGCGAAACTCATCTAAAGAGTGGCAGATCCTTCTTAGCCTCAGGAACTGACTGATGGGCAAACTTCTTTTAAGACTGTCCGGATGAAAACTGTGAAACCGTAAAAGGCTATTGCGATCAGTCTGTTTTCTGTACAATGAGGTTTGTAGATGTGTAACCCCCTTTACTATAAGGATGTCTAGAAACGGTATCTCCCTATGACTTATAGTTGCCGTGAATTTGATGTTATGGTCTAAAGTGTTCAGAGTATCAATAAACACTAACAACTCTTCCTCTGTTGATGTCCACACACACAGGATTTCTTGACGATATCCTGTGTGTGTGGACATCAACAGAGGAAGAGTTGTTAGTGTTTATTGATACTCTGAACACTTTAGACCATAACATCAAATTCACGGCAACTATAAGTCATAGGGAGATACCGTTTCTAGACATCCTTATAGTAAAGGGGGTTACGCATCTACAAACCTCATTGTACAGAAAACAGACTGATCGCAATAGCCTTTTACGGTTTCACAGTTTTCATCCGGACAGTCTTAAAAGAAGTTTGCCCATCAGTCAGTTCCTGAGGCTAAGAAGGATCTGCCACTCTTTAGATGAGTTTCGCAGTCATGCTAAAGATATGAAAACCAGATTTTATCAGCGTGGCTATCCGTATGCCACGGTTAAACAGGCGTACAAACGAGCTAAGCATGCCCatagagaatggttactgcaggAGGTGGCCAGAGATGGGCAGTCTCAAGATATGGTAGCTTTCGTGCAGGAGTTTTCCACCCTTGCCCACCAGGTCGCAGACATTGTTAAAAAACATTGGCATATTCCTAAATTGGTCATCCCTACCCTTGAGGATGCTCCATTGTGCTCCTATCGTAGAAGAAGGAATTTGGGGGAGTTGCTTAACCATTATAAACTACAGGATAGGCCCCCCAGGGTTAGGGGTAATCATCTCCCTTGTGGGTCATGTCAGTGGTGTGAATTCACTATCTCGGGGGAGCATTGGACCCATCCTAGTACGGGAGTTAGGTATCAGACAAAACACAACACTACATGTTTGTCTGACAATGTAATTTATGTGATACAATGTCCGTGCCCCTTGCTGTATGTGGGTAGAACCACTCGCCCGATAAGGGTTCGATTAACAGAACACAAGTCAAGAGTACATACCCATGCAGAATCATCTCCGTTGGTTCGCCATTGGGTCAGGCATGGTCATACGTTGAATGACCTCAAATGGAGGGTGTTGGACCAAGTtgcagtggggtgggagggagggaacactgCCCGGAGGCTCAATCGGTGTGAGCTCCGTTGGATGTTTGTATTAGATTCTATGTCCCCTAAGGGGTTAAATGAAGCGTCCGATTGGTTAGCTCAGGCTGACCTTTAATCTGTTTTCAGGTTATTATGTAGGGGCCCCTTTAAGAAGGTTTAGGCAAGAGGGTGTTACCCGGATAAGCGGTCCAGGTGGGTGGTATTTAAATCCCAGAGCGAGTCTGCCTCGGCGTGCGTTTGCAGCCGGTTGGTGGTATACAGCTATTGCTTTAACTTAAATGTAAGTAACCTAATTGTGAGTGTTTTATGGATTGAGTTGGGGGGGTTCTAAATACGATTTGTAGAGGTCTCCCTTTTTGTAGTGTAATGGTCTGTCCTTTTATTTTTCagctccccatgtcgccttgacaaaggttatcgaaacgcgttggcgttcgggGGAAGGATTTTGCTGAAAATGAAAGCTAAGTTATATTGAATTGACATGCAATACAAGCAACTTTAACGGCCATACAAACAGTAAACCTATGAGCTATTTAGCCAAGTATAAAGCattaataattgaaaaaaatacagTACACAATACGAGGGGGTGGAGGTTCCGTGGGGTTAAATGAGGATTCGCTCCCAGCACTCTATGGCTGAGTGTcgggctgtctgataccccttccgGTCCTCTTCATCTctggtcttttttctttctctctctgtggagTTTGGTTGTTTCTTATTGGAATACTTACATAGAAGATTGTGGATGTGTGATGTCAATAAGTAGCAAGCAGGAGTTCTACTCTGCAAATCAATAGTCTGGAGCGTTGGTGTcacggccctgaagcagtggcttaaaagccacaaaacgatcgtcggcctggctcTTTTCTAACTAGCTTGTTTTATCTAGTTAGTTTAGACTATTTTCAGGCTCCCACCTGCCAGTAATAAGTTATATGCAAAAGTTTTTTGACagggatgcttgggtggaagagagtgGGAACACTTCTccgtgtctgaggcttttctttcgccttaaaatactttttttggCGTTGATgtgtactaagaacataagaattgctgctgctgggccagaccagtggtccatcatgcccagcagtccgctcacgcggtggtcctctggtcaaagaccagcgccccaactgagactagccctacctgcgtacattcttgttcagcagaacttgtctaactttgtcttgaatccttggagggtgttttcccccataacagactccggaagagcgttccagttttctaccactctgggtgaagaagaacttccttatgtttgtacggaatctatctcctttcaattttagagagtgccctctcattctccctaccttggagagagtgaacaacctgtccttatctactaagtctatccctttcagtaccttgaatgtttcgatcatggtccctctcaatctcctctgtttgagggagaagaggcccagtttctttaatctttcgctgtacggcaactcctccagccccataaccatcttagtcgctcttctctgaaccctttcgagtggtaccgtgtccttcttcatgtacagcgaccagtgctggacgcagtactccaggcgagggcgcaccatggcccggtacagcggcatgataaccttctctgatctgttcgtgatccccttctttatcattcctagcattctgttcacccttttcgccgctgccgcacattgtgcggaaggtttcatcgatttatcgatcagaactcccaagtccctttcctgagaggtctctccaagtaccgccccggacattctgtattcgtgcatgagaattttgttaccgatatacatcactttacacttaaccacgttgaacctcatctgccatgtcaatggccattcttcgagcctgattatgtcacttttcagatctatgcaatccccctgcgtcttcactactctgaccaaatggagtgatttgttttctagtatattttatattttccctccattcctcttttATGCTATTTGTGTcattcagtgatctgaaacaatgtgaaaacataGAATTGAAAATTGGCTGGGGGAACACAAGGTAACCTATTTacaataacactcttttcagctacagtggcaaagtaacgctcagaatgtaggaagttggttgtttgggctaagaactttaTCAGCACCTATGAGAATTGGAACAGTATAGGCGCATTTATCACcccgggccgcagtagaaacctctaccatggcttagtaaaagggggcctaagataTTTAAATGtgaaataaattatattaaatgaaaaattgtgattaccTCCGAATATCTATTATATATTTTGGTAAGAGAATATTGGTGACCACATTTTATTAATAACCTGTGACCTATTCGTATTCTCAGCAGCTTTACATTTATATCCATGGATCATGAAAATAGAACGCACTAAAAGGAATTTATTAAAGATGCATTTTTTCCAGTTTGACAATATAATTTCCATAGTAATAGCCAGGACAATATCAACTAATCTAAATTGCCTTTTATACAACATAGTGGATAAAGCTAAAGATTTATACATTATTAGTTTAAAAGACAGGTCCTCGGTAATAGGAAGAAATTTCTTAATTTCTGACCATATTGAagtccaaaggggggggggggtatcaggGTGGGTGTTGGAGGTTCAGGGGATGTCGGGGGTTTGAGGTGGGGTGTTAGAGGTTTGAGGGGGCCCAGCGGCAGAAGCGAGTGGAAATTCCTCCTGCTTATCTCAAGGAAGGAGGTGTTGGGGGGTGTCGGGCAAGAATAAGTGGGCATCTTTCTCGCTGATCTCAGGGGATGGGGTGTTGGGGGTGtcaggcaggagtgagtgggcatccgtcCTGCTAATCtcagggagggggttgggggatgCCAGGAAGattggagtgggcatcccttctgctgatctTGGGGGTGGGTGTCGAGGAGTCCTCTCGCCACAACCGGCTAATCAAGGATTCCCAtgtcacgatcagctgatggcgaggcaaagataggtggctgagtGTGCAGTCAGTATGTCTTTTGATCTTTTGAGTCACCTTCAAACAAGTCATCACCTGTGCAGGTATGTTGGAAAGTCGGTCTTGAAATTGGCATTTAGATCTGAGATTCTGAGCCAATCAAAAATTGACTAAGCAATAATATGCTGTCCTTAAACATTAATCAATCGAAGATGATGATATTCCCTATAAAAGAAGGCCTATCATTATACACCCCTTTCAAACTAGACTCTTCTCCAATCTAAATCGTATCAACTTTAAAATTGCTAGGAGTAATTCTTGACAGCAAAGCTCAGCTTCCATGATCAAATCAGTGCCGTGGTACAGAAATGTTTTTGCAGATTACGAATGATTCACTCTCTCACCAAAATTCTTGAACCATCTTTCATAAATATCTTGATCCATTCTCTGGTGATCTCTTGCATTGATTATTGCAACACTCTTTATCAaagcccactggttaccagtggagCACAGAATCACCTCAAAATTCTTATATTAACATTCAAAGCACGTTCCAGTAACCAACCAAAATTTATCAATAGACTCCTCATTCCTTACACTCCACTCAGGTCCCTTAGCTTAGTCCCCAAAATTTTCTCACTATTCCTTTCCTAAAACACATCAATACTTTGCGATCCAATAATTTCACAGTCACCTGTCCCTCGCTGTGGAGCTCTCTACCAAATTATTTATGTAAagaaacaaaattatttaaaataaaaactaaaaacatttctctttactgATGCTTTTGGACTATAACTGTTCTTATAAGAACAATACGATGCACATTCCCCTCCTCGCgactttcccttttatgttttatgTTCCCTTGTAGTtcattcctcccttcccctctgtgGATGTATGTCTTCTCTGTTTTGTGTACTAATCTACCCTAGTAATTATCCACTAATttagttattttattttcattttaatgtACCTTACCTGCTACTTTTATtgatgtacactgcctagaagtctgattaggtgatgtaaattttttttaaataaacttgaaacttgacatggcTGAGGTATGAGAGGCTACATCGAAAGCATCATATGTAGAGCATGCCATGTATTTCCTGGTTTCCTAGAGGTAATGCTTGAGATGCCAATAAGCCAAGATATATTTAAAGAGTATATACTTGTCATAACTGGACATCCTCTGAACAAGAGAATTCATATGAAGGACATTTAAAAGGTGTAATTCAGAATTTTGCTCGTGAGCATGGAGCCCTAGAACACCCTGCGATCAAACATATTTAGTTCACTGCCTTTTTCCGCCAGGAGGAGCACTGGCATAGGTTCTGGAGCTATGCACTTTCtttaaaaaggattccaccaCTAGGGACTTGTGTTGCAGCTGCGCTTTGTTGAATCCATGAGCAGATTGAAACTTGTAAAGAGAATCCAATCTCTTTGGAGCCACTGGTATACGAAGGGGGAAATTCCCAGTTTTTGAGCAAAGAGGAACCTTCAGGGAGTGCTTGGGCAACTCTTTGCAGTTGAGTGCTTCTCTGAATTCTGTAGTAGGCTCTGTTTCAAACTCCATTTTAATTGGGAGATCCTGCCCCATTTGTCTGATAAACTTGGTGAAGGATAGACTGGCTGGAGTAAAATTAGATCAGGCAGTGAAGCTGAATCTGGAAGCCTGCCATCAGAGAAATCATCATTGTACTCTGACATGCTAGAAATATGAAGACACAAGTATGAATCATAGTCCTCATCATATTGCCCCATAAACCTGCAACGGTGGCAGGAGTGATGAGGGGAGCGCTTGACAGGTTATCTGGCCACACT from Geotrypetes seraphini chromosome 9, aGeoSer1.1, whole genome shotgun sequence includes the following:
- the AMIGO2 gene encoding amphoterin-induced protein 2 isoform X1, which translates into the protein MFSSCQSFCTLLEILKVNCRGFACLVLLAINISSCASGVCPAACICASDIVSCTNKNLSMVPRTLFKFIKRLDLSYNKISFLDPDWVPVLFDKLNTLILSHNSVSSISTGSFSATPNVKYLDLSSNNLRTLSNPIFQELKALEILLLYNNQITHIDSDAFGGLHRLEKLYLSRNLLTYFPVDLYTGRTKLTELVLLDVSYNHLQTIPVQQLSLVPARQLCGIYLHGNPLFCDCTYNSMFNFWFHRHFSPVVDFKSDYICFLRSDSKGSTKLALIQDNFLNCSDSSVNGSFHVFGFLYEVQVGERLVVHCDSKIIDSSTHFFWVSPENRILEPGNKTEHFQVFHNGSLKVEKARLEDSGVYSCTAINKQRLLNETIDIRITVSNFTLNRSPVHEAFNTAFTTLAACVVSIILVLLYLYLTPCHCPCKARQQQRKQNQSSAHSSILSATPSHDPPTERKSSTGKRVVFLEPMKEQMQGQNGKVRLFPNENLTAESILKPNRPKSDSDSVSSVFSDTPFMATA
- the AMIGO2 gene encoding amphoterin-induced protein 2 isoform X2 — translated: MFSSCQSFCTLLEILKVNCRGFACLVLLAINISSCASGVCPAACICASDIVSCTNKNLSMVPRTLFKFIKRLDLSYNKISFLDPDWVPVLFDKLNTLILSHNSVSSISTGSFSATPNVKYLDLSSNNLRTLSNPIFQELKALEILLLYNNQITHIDSDAFGGLHRLEKLYLSRNLLTYFPVDLYTGRTKLTELVLLDVSYNHLQTIPVQQLSLVPARQLCGIYLHGNPLFCDCTYNSMFNFWFHRHFSPVVDFKSDYICFLRSDSKGSTKLALIQDNFLNCSDSSVNGSFHVFGFLYEVQVGERLVVHCDSKIIDSSTHFFWVSPENRILEPDRRLIHIHVILSSRAENFAAPLHKRIRQHEPAGRQSQGQSFGRPGTQRRKFSKGC